In the Klebsiella aerogenes KCTC 2190 genome, one interval contains:
- a CDS encoding nuclear transport factor 2 family protein: MLKKSIVALSLFFALTPAVFAGNSESELLNKKNVIDFYNKALNEKDFSAARPYLGDRYVQHNPMAKDGVEGFEQFIAFLKSKYPDSHSEIKQAFVDGDNVILHVEVTGREPGVTRAIVDIFRLNEQHKIVEHWDVTQNVPQKTASGNGMF; this comes from the coding sequence ATGCTTAAAAAATCGATAGTCGCCCTTTCATTGTTTTTCGCTCTGACGCCCGCCGTTTTTGCGGGCAATAGCGAAAGCGAGCTGTTGAATAAAAAGAATGTGATTGATTTTTATAATAAGGCCTTGAATGAAAAAGACTTCTCTGCCGCCAGGCCTTATCTAGGGGATCGCTATGTACAGCACAATCCGATGGCAAAAGATGGCGTGGAAGGCTTCGAGCAGTTTATCGCTTTTCTGAAGAGTAAATATCCCGACTCGCACAGCGAAATTAAGCAGGCATTCGTCGACGGAGATAACGTGATCTTGCATGTTGAAGTGACCGGTCGTGAGCCAGGCGTTACGCGGGCTATCGTGGATATCTTCCGCCTCAACGAACAGCACAAAATCGTTGAACATTGGGATGTTACCCAAAACGTTCCGCAAAAAACCGCCAGCGGCAACGGCATGTTCTAA
- a CDS encoding putative quinol monooxygenase, whose protein sequence is MLISSPVFATKLDAPDKRVMNLFELGVRPDRDKDFADVARQSISASVDHEAGTLAMYALHRSDNPRKAFMVELYENESAYRKHLNAEPYKAFAARAPDIIDRKNKITLEPQFLGDKHIIPNERTINNLVIVEVKPELQTEFKNIVMPEMAESLKIEKGVLAMYAATDSQTPNRWYFYEIYASEEAYQLHRQTPHFRDYLRQTANMSVSKDAIPVKPVFLRNKGGIKQDPHR, encoded by the coding sequence ATGCTGATAAGCAGCCCTGTCTTTGCAACAAAACTGGACGCGCCGGATAAGCGAGTGATGAATCTCTTTGAGCTCGGCGTCAGGCCCGATCGGGACAAAGATTTTGCAGACGTAGCCAGACAGTCGATTTCCGCTTCGGTTGATCATGAAGCAGGTACGCTGGCGATGTACGCCCTGCACCGCAGCGACAATCCACGTAAGGCATTCATGGTCGAACTCTATGAAAACGAGAGTGCTTACCGCAAACATCTGAATGCCGAACCATACAAGGCATTCGCTGCCCGGGCACCTGACATTATCGATCGGAAAAATAAAATCACTCTGGAGCCCCAGTTTCTGGGGGACAAACACATCATACCGAATGAGCGAACCATTAATAATCTGGTGATCGTCGAGGTAAAGCCTGAATTACAGACCGAATTTAAAAACATCGTCATGCCTGAAATGGCTGAGTCGCTCAAAATAGAGAAAGGCGTGTTAGCCATGTATGCCGCTACAGACTCACAGACTCCGAACCGCTGGTATTTCTATGAGATTTACGCCAGTGAGGAAGCGTATCAACTGCACCGTCAAACGCCACACTTCCGCGACTATCTCAGGCAAACGGCGAATATGAGCGTCAGTAAGGACGCTATCCCGGTAAAACCGGTATTTCTTCGTAACAAAGGCGGAATCAAACAGGATCCGCACCGTTGA
- a CDS encoding NAD(P)H-dependent oxidoreductase has protein sequence MVLLQRRAAALFLFAFIFLMPVSHAYSREKTDIKTLVIVSHPYPERSVLTKGLQEAAESLEGVTVRNLETLYGYDTRRINGDAERKMMREHRRVVFIFPTHWFNITPMMKAWLNETWGSVGPGLWQGKEMFVVSTAAGGSSTYGTDGRIGVSLADVFLPMKASALHAGMTWLPPLVFESASSGRLPSYQHQLIERLKRPFQ, from the coding sequence ATGGTGTTACTTCAGCGCAGAGCAGCAGCATTGTTTTTGTTTGCCTTTATCTTCCTCATGCCCGTTAGTCATGCTTATAGCCGTGAAAAGACCGACATTAAAACGCTCGTTATCGTCTCTCACCCTTATCCGGAACGCTCAGTTCTGACAAAAGGGCTGCAGGAAGCCGCTGAGAGTCTGGAAGGCGTGACGGTTCGCAACCTTGAGACACTGTATGGCTATGACACACGTCGGATTAATGGCGACGCGGAGCGAAAAATGATGCGTGAGCACAGGCGTGTTGTTTTTATCTTCCCGACACACTGGTTCAACATTACACCAATGATGAAGGCCTGGCTGAATGAAACCTGGGGAAGTGTCGGACCCGGTCTTTGGCAGGGAAAGGAGATGTTTGTTGTCAGTACGGCTGCGGGGGGAAGCTCCACTTACGGGACGGACGGCAGGATCGGGGTATCGCTTGCGGATGTGTTTTTACCGATGAAGGCAAGCGCCCTGCACGCAGGTATGACGTGGCTTCCTCCCCTGGTCTTTGAGAGCGCCAGCAGCGGTCGGTTACCTTCTTACCAACACCAACTTATAGAACGTCTTAAACGGCCATTTCAGTAA
- a CDS encoding aldo/keto reductase: MNYTHLGRTGLRVSRLCLGTMNFGDVTDEKTSARILDEALETGINFIDTADVYGTEQSPDIQQGSGLSEEIIGRWLQQGGRRDRIVLATKAYQPMGPGPNDRRLSAYHIRKACEDSLRRLKTDHIDVYQMHHIDRCTPWEEIWQAMELLVQQGKVLYIGSSNFAGWDIATAQSVATARHSLGLVAEQSLYNLTARTIELEVIPACRHFGLGLIPWSPLAGGLLGGVLKKMASGRRARPEFSRLIEQYRPQLEAYEGLCEDLGETPSDVALAWLLQNPVVTAPLIGPRTVEQLREALHATTITLSDDTMSCLDEIWPGPGGEAPQAYAW, translated from the coding sequence ATGAACTATACGCATCTTGGCCGCACCGGCCTGAGAGTCAGCCGCCTTTGTCTCGGAACCATGAATTTTGGTGACGTCACCGACGAGAAAACCAGTGCCCGCATTCTGGATGAAGCGCTTGAGACGGGTATAAATTTCATTGATACAGCAGATGTGTATGGCACTGAACAATCACCCGATATCCAGCAAGGTTCGGGGCTGTCTGAAGAAATTATTGGTCGCTGGCTCCAGCAGGGTGGCCGCCGTGACCGTATCGTTCTGGCGACGAAAGCCTATCAGCCAATGGGACCGGGTCCGAACGATCGGCGTCTTTCTGCTTACCATATTCGCAAAGCCTGTGAGGACAGTTTGCGACGGCTTAAGACCGACCATATTGACGTCTATCAGATGCATCACATCGATCGCTGTACGCCATGGGAAGAGATCTGGCAGGCCATGGAACTCCTTGTTCAGCAGGGAAAAGTCCTTTATATCGGTAGCAGCAATTTCGCGGGCTGGGACATTGCGACTGCACAGTCAGTTGCCACGGCCCGTCATTCCCTGGGCCTGGTTGCTGAGCAAAGTCTCTACAATCTGACTGCCCGAACTATTGAGCTGGAGGTCATTCCCGCATGCCGTCATTTTGGGCTGGGACTGATTCCCTGGAGCCCACTTGCCGGAGGGTTGCTTGGCGGCGTACTGAAAAAGATGGCAAGCGGGCGCCGTGCCAGGCCCGAGTTTTCCCGTCTTATCGAACAGTATCGTCCGCAGCTGGAAGCCTACGAAGGATTATGTGAGGACCTCGGTGAAACACCTTCCGATGTGGCGCTTGCGTGGCTCCTGCAGAATCCTGTCGTTACTGCTCCACTTATCGGGCCACGTACGGTCGAACAACTCCGGGAGGCGCTTCACGCAACGACAATCACGCTATCAGACGACACCATGAGCTGCCTCGACGAAATCTGGCCCGGACCCGGGGGAGAAGCGCCCCAGGCTTATGCCTGGTAA
- a CDS encoding aldo/keto reductase — MKTLPSVALGTWSWGTGFAGGDTVFGNHLSDTQMADVFTTAMSKGLNLWDTAAVYGMGSSEAALGTLVRQFPREDMILSTKFTPQIADEQSAQPVSDMLEASLGRLGVDVIDIYWIHNPLDVEKWTPGLIPLLQSGKVKRVGVSNHNLAQIRRANEILNASGYSLSAVQNHYSLLYRASEEAGILDYCRQNNITFFAYMVLEQGALSGRYDSNHPMPAGSGRAESYNAVLPQIERLTAAMKKMGAERNASVAQIAIAWAIAKGTLPLVGATKAHHVLDAACASDIQLRDEEIILLEQLATETRVDTRGAWEKPMV, encoded by the coding sequence ATGAAAACACTACCTTCCGTCGCGCTGGGCACATGGTCCTGGGGCACAGGCTTTGCCGGTGGCGACACCGTCTTCGGCAATCATCTTTCTGATACTCAGATGGCAGACGTGTTCACCACGGCCATGAGTAAGGGTCTCAATCTCTGGGATACCGCAGCAGTATATGGCATGGGGAGTTCCGAGGCAGCGCTGGGAACATTAGTCCGTCAGTTCCCCCGCGAGGATATGATTTTATCCACCAAATTCACACCGCAGATTGCTGACGAACAGTCAGCGCAGCCTGTCAGCGATATGCTTGAGGCCAGCCTTGGACGTCTGGGTGTGGACGTGATTGATATCTACTGGATCCACAATCCCCTCGACGTTGAGAAATGGACGCCAGGTCTGATCCCACTTTTACAAAGCGGTAAGGTAAAACGCGTCGGGGTTTCCAACCACAATCTGGCACAAATCAGACGCGCCAACGAAATCCTTAACGCTTCCGGTTATTCCCTCAGTGCAGTACAGAATCACTACAGCCTGCTTTATCGCGCCTCTGAAGAGGCCGGGATCCTTGATTATTGCCGACAAAATAACATCACGTTCTTTGCTTACATGGTCCTGGAGCAAGGCGCGCTCAGTGGTCGTTATGATTCAAATCATCCCATGCCTGCCGGGAGTGGCCGGGCCGAAAGTTATAACGCAGTACTGCCGCAGATAGAAAGATTAACCGCCGCCATGAAAAAAATGGGAGCCGAAAGGAATGCCAGCGTTGCACAGATAGCCATCGCATGGGCTATTGCAAAAGGCACCCTTCCCCTCGTTGGTGCGACTAAAGCCCATCACGTTCTGGACGCCGCCTGCGCTTCAGACATTCAGTTACGCGATGAGGAAATCATCCTGCTGGAACAACTCGCCACAGAGACCAGAGTGGATACACGAGGCGCCTGGGAAAAACCGATGGTGTAA
- a CDS encoding amidohydrolase family protein has product MKIICLEEHYLDSELGRACMPVALEQAPFLGDWGKTVADGHNPDRSRPQIEKNALINAKGADLGSRRLRDMDEAGITLQILSVGGFPQLAPEDEAVTLNTAANDRLAEAVRNHPDRFAAFATLPWAQPKDAENELVRAVEKLGFKGALLNGRPSSCFLDHPDYDSLLSRFNKLNVPLYLHPGLPLKSVQQAYFTGFSAEVNARLSMFGWGWHHEAGIHLLRLMLSGAFDKYPNMQVISGHWGEMLPFWLQRLDDSLPLAATGLSRTLTRTFQEHVYVTPSGMLTLPHFKFIYELMGAERILFSVDYPYQTLDGVKTFIDSLPVNKAEKEAIAFRNAERLLGITA; this is encoded by the coding sequence ATGAAAATCATTTGCCTCGAAGAACATTATCTCGACAGCGAGTTAGGGCGAGCGTGTATGCCTGTTGCGCTTGAGCAGGCACCTTTCCTTGGCGACTGGGGGAAAACCGTCGCTGATGGTCATAATCCTGACCGAAGCCGGCCGCAGATAGAAAAGAATGCGCTGATAAACGCGAAAGGCGCTGATTTGGGAAGCCGCCGCCTCAGGGATATGGATGAGGCGGGAATTACCCTGCAGATACTCTCTGTGGGCGGATTCCCCCAACTGGCACCCGAGGATGAAGCGGTAACATTAAATACGGCGGCAAACGATCGCCTTGCCGAGGCGGTAAGAAATCACCCAGATCGCTTCGCGGCATTTGCCACACTTCCCTGGGCACAGCCGAAAGATGCTGAAAATGAGCTTGTCCGCGCAGTTGAAAAACTAGGATTTAAAGGAGCACTGCTGAATGGCAGACCCTCTTCATGCTTTCTCGATCATCCTGACTATGACTCCCTGCTTTCCCGCTTTAATAAACTGAATGTGCCACTCTATCTTCATCCCGGATTACCGCTTAAAAGCGTACAGCAGGCCTACTTCACGGGCTTCAGCGCAGAGGTCAACGCCAGGCTTTCTATGTTTGGCTGGGGCTGGCATCACGAAGCGGGGATCCATTTGTTGCGGCTGATGTTATCGGGCGCATTTGATAAATATCCCAACATGCAGGTAATCAGTGGCCACTGGGGGGAGATGTTACCCTTCTGGCTCCAGCGTCTTGATGACAGCCTACCACTGGCTGCAACGGGTCTGTCACGCACGCTAACGAGAACCTTCCAGGAACACGTTTACGTTACCCCGTCAGGTATGCTGACACTGCCGCACTTCAAGTTTATCTACGAGTTAATGGGGGCAGAAAGGATCCTGTTCTCCGTCGATTATCCCTATCAGACCCTGGACGGTGTAAAAACCTTTATAGACAGTCTGCCCGTCAACAAGGCTGAAAAAGAGGCCATCGCATTTCGCAATGCAGAACGTTTACTGGGCATCACGGCGTAG
- a CDS encoding LysR family transcriptional regulator, with the protein MQISRADVADLIYFMAIARHRSFSRAAIELGVSASALSHALKGLETRLGVRLLNRTTKSVTPTAAGEELVQSVLQPFDKIEGALESLNRYRNTPTGRIRINAAVEAANLLLAPVMPAFMDRYPDIEIDIVASNRMVDVTDAGFDAGIRYGGTVPEDMVARRLSADIRWVIAASPDYLERYGTPEHPDDLLHHRCISNRLGDDRIYRWELERDGETYQITVPGSVTVNQAETGLVAVLGGAGLMYFPEPLVAPYVKDGRLRLVLTEWSPLEEGFHIYYSSRRQLPTGLRLLIEFIQEARPLGL; encoded by the coding sequence ATGCAAATAAGCAGAGCTGATGTCGCCGATCTCATTTATTTCATGGCTATTGCACGTCATCGCAGTTTCAGCCGTGCGGCGATTGAATTAGGTGTCAGTGCATCAGCGCTTAGTCATGCTCTGAAGGGACTGGAAACCCGGCTCGGGGTTCGCCTGCTTAATCGTACGACCAAGAGCGTTACCCCTACGGCTGCAGGTGAAGAACTGGTTCAGTCTGTCCTTCAGCCTTTCGACAAGATAGAAGGCGCGCTTGAATCGCTTAACCGGTATCGTAATACCCCTACCGGACGTATCCGCATCAATGCTGCCGTTGAAGCGGCCAATCTTTTGCTTGCGCCGGTCATGCCTGCGTTTATGGATCGCTATCCCGATATTGAAATTGATATTGTGGCCAGCAACCGTATGGTTGACGTCACTGATGCGGGCTTCGATGCGGGTATCCGCTATGGTGGCACCGTCCCGGAAGACATGGTTGCCCGCCGTTTATCTGCCGATATTCGCTGGGTTATCGCAGCATCCCCCGACTACCTGGAACGTTACGGAACGCCTGAACATCCGGATGATTTGTTACACCATCGCTGTATAAGCAATCGTCTCGGCGACGATCGGATTTATCGCTGGGAACTTGAGCGAGACGGCGAAACGTACCAAATCACTGTGCCAGGCTCTGTGACGGTCAATCAGGCTGAAACGGGCCTTGTGGCCGTATTAGGCGGAGCCGGCCTGATGTATTTTCCGGAGCCTCTTGTTGCACCCTATGTGAAGGATGGACGGCTCCGCCTGGTGCTTACGGAGTGGTCCCCGCTGGAGGAAGGTTTTCATATCTATTATTCAAGCCGCCGGCAACTACCGACCGGGCTTCGCCTTCTGATTGAGTTCATCCAGGAGGCCAGGCCGCTGGGGTTGTGA
- a CDS encoding DUF1330 domain-containing protein, with product MIFKTVVATLFTLSGLAPALAATPAYYIAEFQATDLDAIKPYSAQVESTFRPFGGRFIVRGGEPDVKEGFGAQGRLVVIKFESLKNAQDWYSSVAYQKIIPIRHRAGNSRTYIVEGLPELAPVTP from the coding sequence ATGATTTTTAAAACAGTGGTAGCCACTCTTTTCACACTCTCCGGGCTCGCGCCAGCCCTGGCAGCAACGCCTGCTTATTACATCGCAGAGTTTCAGGCGACCGATCTTGACGCTATCAAACCGTACAGCGCTCAGGTTGAATCCACCTTCAGACCTTTTGGTGGACGCTTCATCGTCAGAGGAGGTGAACCCGATGTTAAAGAAGGGTTTGGAGCACAGGGCAGACTGGTTGTAATCAAGTTTGAGAGTCTCAAAAATGCCCAGGACTGGTATAGCTCGGTCGCGTACCAGAAGATCATTCCTATCCGACACCGTGCTGGCAATTCGCGAACCTATATCGTAGAAGGATTGCCAGAACTGGCTCCTGTTACACCATAG
- a CDS encoding NAD(P)H-dependent oxidoreductase, which produces MKNILIVSGHPELTHSVANATILDEVATALPDAEIRRLDWLYPDGKFNIAAEQESLLRADVIVWQFPFSWYGLPGLMKHWLDEVFVHGFAHGSTAKLGGKKLILSFTTGAPQALYTADGFFDHAIEEYLIPFETTAKLCNLELLAPVYTCGISYADRDADKIAQQKTLAREHASRLVDLLNSVVNNPEGE; this is translated from the coding sequence ATGAAAAATATCCTTATTGTTTCAGGCCATCCTGAGCTTACCCATTCCGTCGCCAACGCCACTATCCTTGATGAAGTGGCGACCGCCCTTCCCGATGCTGAAATTCGTCGTCTGGACTGGCTCTATCCGGACGGCAAATTCAATATCGCTGCGGAGCAGGAAAGCCTGCTCAGGGCTGATGTGATTGTCTGGCAGTTTCCTTTTTCCTGGTATGGGCTGCCCGGGTTAATGAAACATTGGCTGGACGAGGTCTTTGTCCACGGCTTCGCGCATGGCTCAACGGCGAAACTGGGCGGTAAAAAGCTGATCCTCTCCTTCACTACAGGGGCGCCACAGGCGCTCTATACCGCTGACGGTTTCTTTGACCATGCCATTGAAGAATATCTTATTCCGTTCGAGACCACGGCAAAACTGTGCAATCTTGAGCTGCTGGCGCCGGTTTATACCTGCGGTATCAGCTATGCCGACCGGGATGCCGACAAAATAGCGCAGCAAAAAACGCTTGCCCGGGAACACGCTTCAAGGCTTGTCGATCTGCTCAATTCCGTCGTGAATAATCCAGAGGGAGAATAA
- a CDS encoding aldo/keto reductase, producing MQYTRLGKSDLLVSRICMGCMGFGDPLTGQHRWTLDETASRDIIRYGLEKGINFYDTAIAYQNGSSERYVGRALREMAKREDVVLATKFLPRTAEQIAAGIGGKEAIARSLDQSLQNLGMDYIDLYIYHIWDYNTPVIEVLEALHAAVTAGKVRAIGISNCYAWQLAKANALAEREGLTPFVSVQSHYNLIMREDERELFGLCAEDDIAMTPYSALASGRLSRKEGHTRRATEDAYARGKYDSTAEQDRIIIERVSELAERHQVSMTEISLAWLLTKVTSPVVGATKKDHVDGAVNAVNLQLSPEEIRFLEETYQPHVLTGIMAQNTPQTKDARQVWTR from the coding sequence ATGCAGTATACCCGGCTCGGTAAAAGTGACTTACTGGTCTCCCGCATCTGTATGGGATGTATGGGGTTTGGCGACCCGTTAACGGGCCAGCATCGCTGGACGCTGGACGAAACAGCAAGCCGGGACATCATCCGCTACGGTCTCGAAAAGGGTATCAATTTTTACGATACCGCCATCGCCTATCAGAACGGCTCCAGCGAGCGATACGTTGGCCGGGCGCTGCGGGAGATGGCAAAACGCGAGGACGTGGTGCTGGCCACCAAGTTTCTGCCGCGAACCGCCGAGCAAATTGCCGCGGGGATCGGCGGAAAAGAGGCAATAGCCCGATCGCTCGACCAGAGCCTACAGAATCTGGGGATGGACTACATCGACCTCTACATCTACCACATCTGGGATTACAACACGCCAGTTATTGAGGTGCTTGAAGCGCTTCATGCCGCCGTTACTGCGGGGAAAGTGCGCGCTATTGGTATTTCCAATTGCTATGCCTGGCAGCTTGCGAAAGCGAACGCCCTTGCCGAACGCGAAGGGCTGACGCCCTTTGTCTCTGTGCAAAGCCACTACAACCTGATTATGCGTGAAGATGAACGAGAGCTCTTCGGTCTGTGCGCTGAAGATGATATCGCCATGACCCCCTATAGCGCGCTGGCCAGCGGTCGTCTCTCCCGGAAAGAAGGCCACACGCGGCGAGCCACCGAGGATGCCTATGCCCGCGGAAAATATGACAGCACGGCTGAACAGGATCGGATCATTATCGAGCGCGTCTCCGAGCTTGCTGAACGGCATCAGGTGTCCATGACGGAAATCTCACTCGCCTGGCTGCTGACAAAAGTCACGTCACCTGTCGTAGGGGCCACAAAAAAAGATCACGTCGATGGCGCGGTAAACGCCGTAAATCTTCAACTGAGCCCGGAGGAAATCCGGTTTCTGGAAGAAACCTACCAGCCGCACGTTCTGACGGGGATCATGGCGCAAAACACGCCGCAAACTAAAGACGCCAGGCAGGTCTGGACGCGGTAG
- a CDS encoding carboxymuconolactone decarboxylase family protein yields MKSVIAAAAMSLISDFANAEETRGKAMMKIEPSAISEADIRSVSPALARFGREAITEDLWTRDALLPRDRSMVTVAMLIARNQPGDLKHYIDIALDNGVTPAELSEIITHLAFYSGWPNAMSAVSVTKAVFETRGVTADALPDASPDLLPLNQDAEKQRSETVEKNVGPISPGLVKFTADPLFLDLWQRPALKPRDRSLITVSALIASGQSAQIGYHLNRAMDNGLSVEEAGEIVTQAAFYAGWPNAFTAASVVGEVLNNRSSSKR; encoded by the coding sequence ATGAAAAGCGTAATTGCAGCGGCGGCCATGTCGCTTATTTCTGATTTTGCTAATGCTGAGGAAACAAGAGGTAAAGCGATGATGAAAATTGAACCTTCAGCGATTTCTGAAGCTGATATTCGTTCTGTTTCACCGGCTCTTGCGCGCTTTGGTCGAGAAGCTATTACTGAAGATCTGTGGACACGCGATGCCCTCTTGCCAAGGGATCGTAGTATGGTGACCGTCGCCATGCTAATTGCCAGAAACCAGCCTGGCGACCTTAAGCACTATATAGACATTGCCCTTGATAATGGCGTTACGCCAGCGGAATTGTCAGAAATCATTACCCATCTGGCGTTCTACTCAGGTTGGCCAAATGCAATGTCAGCCGTCAGCGTGACCAAAGCAGTATTTGAAACTCGTGGCGTCACGGCAGATGCACTTCCTGACGCTTCTCCGGACCTGCTTCCTCTCAACCAGGATGCAGAAAAGCAGCGTTCAGAGACAGTGGAAAAAAATGTTGGCCCAATATCTCCGGGCCTGGTTAAATTCACTGCAGATCCACTGTTCCTGGATCTCTGGCAAAGACCCGCGCTGAAACCCCGCGACAGAAGCCTGATTACGGTCAGCGCCTTAATCGCATCCGGACAGAGCGCGCAGATTGGCTATCACCTCAATAGAGCAATGGATAATGGACTTTCTGTTGAGGAAGCTGGTGAGATCGTTACCCAGGCCGCCTTCTATGCTGGCTGGCCAAACGCATTTACCGCTGCTTCGGTTGTCGGAGAGGTGCTAAACAATCGATCATCGAGTAAAAGGTAA
- a CDS encoding LysR family transcriptional regulator: protein MNNALYNQIRIFQSIAREGNISAAARKLEITPPSVSNALKLLEEHIGHPLFVRTTRRIELTETGQLLLEQTAAAVESLENSLESIRDQNQEPSGIVRITLSRFAYLLILKPAMAEFCQQYPGVQLEISVYDGTVNVIEERFDLGIRFGDILEGGVVARPLMKPFREGLYASSAYISEHGMPEVPADLSQHKLIGYRFITNNRILPLILNDRGEQLTVEMPGQLISNDIDVMADGIRNGLGIGRLFEPILQLQPDRERFIPVMESYWKTYPPVYLYYPKNAGKTKRVKALIDFLISVTGR, encoded by the coding sequence ATGAATAACGCCCTGTATAACCAGATACGCATCTTTCAGAGCATTGCACGTGAGGGCAATATTTCGGCAGCCGCAAGAAAACTGGAAATTACGCCTCCCTCCGTCAGCAATGCGCTTAAGCTGCTGGAAGAGCATATTGGCCATCCGCTTTTTGTGCGTACGACCCGCCGTATTGAGCTGACGGAAACTGGGCAGCTGTTGCTGGAACAGACCGCTGCGGCGGTGGAGTCGCTGGAAAATTCGCTTGAAAGCATTCGCGACCAGAATCAGGAGCCCTCTGGTATCGTGCGAATCACGCTCTCGCGTTTTGCCTATCTGTTAATTCTTAAGCCTGCCATGGCGGAATTCTGTCAGCAATACCCGGGTGTACAGCTGGAAATTTCGGTTTACGACGGTACCGTGAATGTTATCGAAGAGCGTTTTGATCTTGGGATCCGTTTTGGCGATATCCTCGAAGGTGGGGTAGTGGCGCGGCCGTTAATGAAACCCTTTCGTGAAGGGTTATATGCATCCTCAGCTTATATCAGCGAGCATGGAATGCCCGAGGTGCCGGCTGACCTCAGTCAACACAAGCTGATTGGCTACCGTTTTATTACTAACAACCGCATCCTTCCGTTGATTCTGAACGATCGCGGAGAGCAGTTGACGGTTGAGATGCCCGGGCAGTTAATCAGCAACGATATTGACGTTATGGCAGACGGGATCCGTAACGGCCTGGGAATCGGACGTTTGTTTGAACCCATCTTACAGTTACAGCCGGACAGGGAGCGCTTTATACCCGTGATGGAGAGCTACTGGAAAACCTACCCGCCAGTGTATCTCTATTACCCCAAAAACGCGGGTAAAACGAAAAGAGTGAAGGCCCTGATTGATTTTCTGATATCCGTTACGGGGCGATAA
- a CDS encoding type 1 glutamine amidotransferase domain-containing protein encodes MKPADKPVLCVVSSHPIKGASGVPTGFFLAELTHPLKVLEDAGLKTTIASIRGGQPPVDGFDLSDSVNAWFWNETDFQQRLATTPALSELNGSDYSAVFFAGGHGTMWDFRDSHDAQRIIREVYESDGIVSAVCHGPAALVDAKLSSGEYLVKGKNVAAFTNKEEEEVHTTDVVPYLLETALREHGALHHEAPNWSENVVTDGRLITGQNPASAHGVGVALLNALRQPT; translated from the coding sequence ATGAAACCTGCAGATAAACCCGTGCTGTGTGTCGTTTCCAGTCATCCGATTAAAGGCGCATCCGGTGTACCAACCGGTTTTTTCCTGGCTGAGCTGACGCATCCGCTGAAAGTACTGGAAGATGCTGGCCTAAAAACGACGATAGCCAGCATTCGCGGGGGACAGCCGCCGGTGGATGGATTTGACCTCAGTGACTCTGTCAACGCCTGGTTCTGGAACGAAACCGATTTTCAGCAGCGCCTGGCCACAACGCCTGCGTTATCTGAGCTGAACGGTTCCGATTACAGCGCCGTTTTCTTTGCGGGCGGGCATGGAACCATGTGGGATTTCCGCGACAGCCATGATGCCCAGCGTATTATCCGCGAAGTGTATGAAAGTGATGGGATTGTCTCAGCCGTCTGTCACGGGCCTGCGGCACTGGTTGACGCAAAGCTCAGCAGCGGCGAATACCTGGTGAAAGGCAAAAACGTGGCGGCCTTTACCAACAAGGAAGAGGAAGAAGTTCACACCACAGATGTGGTTCCCTACCTGCTTGAGACTGCACTCCGCGAGCATGGCGCGCTTCATCATGAAGCCCCGAACTGGTCTGAAAACGTGGTTACCGACGGACGCCTTATCACGGGGCAGAATCCCGCTTCAGCGCACGGTGTCGGTGTGGCGCTGTTAAATGCCCTCCGCCAGCCAACTTAA